From the Clostridiales bacterium FE2011 genome, one window contains:
- a CDS encoding helix-turn-helix transcriptional regulator: MNSIYDAENLQNGFVPVVYGYYDRANMMESTPEVINHSHSLCEIMYVNEGTMSIETESNGFNQVSCNQFILIDAGIRHWDLRFNKGLCSMMNIEFQYEEGTGLAPDLASLLKADGKMREMFEQQPRVLTLSDRNGVVHQLMKTIVPLADSANEQGRHLCSLLCTQVMLEVARLRGMNQSRESVGNHYISEALDILNNNYAEPLTASSVAEELHIHPSYLHRLFREYTSRTMKDHLQRIRIQHAQEMLIETRKSMLEIACEVGFSNTQQFQQLFRRLTGMRPLEYRKLNQKEYERPPKSAGDNTQTEEDTYA; the protein is encoded by the coding sequence ATGAATTCCATCTATGACGCCGAGAACCTCCAGAACGGATTTGTGCCCGTGGTTTACGGCTATTATGACCGGGCAAACATGATGGAATCCACCCCGGAGGTGATCAACCACAGCCACTCCCTGTGCGAGATCATGTACGTCAACGAAGGCACCATGAGCATCGAAACAGAGAGCAACGGGTTCAACCAGGTGAGCTGCAACCAGTTTATCCTGATCGACGCAGGGATACGCCACTGGGACCTGCGGTTCAACAAAGGGCTGTGCAGCATGATGAACATCGAGTTCCAGTATGAGGAAGGGACGGGGCTTGCCCCGGACCTGGCCAGCCTGCTGAAAGCGGACGGCAAAATGCGGGAGATGTTTGAGCAGCAGCCCCGGGTGCTGACGCTGAGCGACCGGAACGGGGTTGTGCATCAGCTGATGAAGACCATCGTTCCGCTGGCGGACAGTGCCAACGAGCAGGGCAGGCATCTGTGCTCCCTGCTGTGTACGCAGGTGATGCTGGAAGTGGCCCGGCTCCGCGGAATGAACCAGTCCCGGGAATCTGTCGGGAACCATTATATTTCAGAGGCCCTGGACATCCTGAACAACAACTATGCAGAACCGCTGACAGCGTCCTCGGTGGCGGAGGAACTGCATATCCATCCATCCTACCTGCACCGGCTGTTCCGCGAGTACACCAGCCGGACCATGAAGGACCACCTGCAGCGGATCAGGATCCAGCACGCCCAGGAAATGCTGATTGAAACCCGGAAGAGCATGCTGGAGATTGCCTGCGAGGTGGGATTCAGCAATACACAGCAATTCCAGCAGCTGTTCAGGCGGCTTACGGGGATGCGTCCCCTGGAGTACCGTAAACTGAACCAGAAGGAATATGAACGGCCGCCCAAAAGCGCCGGAGATAATACACAGACAGAGGAGGATACATATGCCTAA
- a CDS encoding alpha-glucosidase/alpha-galactosidase, protein MPKITFMGAGSTVFAKNVLGDSMLTPALAESEIALYDIDAVRLDESYQMLQAINRNNGSKARIEKYLGTENRKDALRGANYVVNAIQVGGYDPCTITDFEIPKKYGLKQTIADTLGVGGVFRALRTIPVMLDFARDMEEVCPDAWLLNYTNPMAMLTGAMLTMTPIKTVGLCHSVQVCAPTLLKELGMEYDDSVQWKIAGINHQAWLLEITKGGVDLYPEIKRRALLYNQGKLDIGSFEERIRGLSQGEELPEWWIEGMKADYKLYQEKGRHGDMVRLEIMRRFGYYITESSEHNSEYTPWFIKERYPELIERFNIPLDEYPRRCIHQIEDWKKRGHELTQNPLLSHKRTHEYASYIMEAMETGIPTQIGGNVLNNGLITNLPRNACVEVPCLVDRNGVQPTYVGDLPEQCAALNRTNINVQLLTIEAARTLKKDYIYQAVMLDPHAGAELSIDDIVAMCDELIEAHGDWMPAFH, encoded by the coding sequence ATGCCTAAGATCACATTCATGGGGGCCGGATCCACGGTCTTTGCCAAGAACGTCCTGGGGGACAGCATGCTGACTCCCGCCCTGGCGGAGAGTGAGATTGCCCTGTACGACATCGACGCCGTACGGCTGGACGAATCCTACCAGATGCTTCAGGCAATCAACCGCAACAACGGGTCCAAGGCCCGGATCGAAAAATACCTGGGAACGGAAAACCGCAAGGACGCGCTGCGCGGCGCGAACTATGTGGTAAACGCGATACAGGTAGGCGGCTATGATCCCTGCACAATCACTGACTTCGAAATTCCGAAGAAATACGGCCTGAAGCAGACGATTGCGGACACGCTGGGCGTCGGCGGCGTTTTCCGGGCGCTGCGTACGATTCCGGTGATGCTGGACTTTGCGCGGGATATGGAAGAAGTATGCCCGGATGCCTGGCTGCTGAACTATACGAACCCCATGGCGATGCTGACCGGCGCGATGCTGACCATGACCCCGATCAAGACCGTGGGCCTGTGCCACAGCGTACAGGTGTGTGCGCCCACGCTGCTGAAGGAACTGGGCATGGAATATGACGACTCCGTGCAGTGGAAGATCGCGGGAATCAACCACCAGGCCTGGCTGCTGGAAATCACAAAGGGCGGAGTGGATCTTTATCCGGAGATCAAACGCCGGGCGCTTTTGTATAACCAGGGCAAACTGGACATTGGTTCCTTTGAGGAACGGATCCGTGGCCTGAGCCAGGGCGAAGAGCTGCCTGAGTGGTGGATCGAAGGCATGAAAGCGGACTACAAGCTCTATCAGGAAAAGGGCCGGCACGGAGATATGGTGCGGCTGGAAATCATGCGCCGCTTCGGATACTACATCACGGAATCCAGCGAGCATAATTCCGAATATACTCCCTGGTTCATCAAGGAACGTTATCCGGAACTGATTGAGCGCTTCAACATCCCGCTGGATGAATATCCGCGCCGCTGCATCCACCAGATTGAAGACTGGAAAAAGCGGGGACATGAACTGACCCAGAATCCGCTGCTGAGCCATAAGCGCACCCATGAATACGCCAGCTATATCATGGAGGCCATGGAGACCGGGATTCCGACCCAGATTGGCGGCAATGTGCTGAACAATGGCCTGATCACCAACCTGCCGCGCAATGCCTGCGTGGAAGTGCCCTGCCTGGTGGATCGCAACGGTGTACAGCCCACCTACGTGGGAGACCTGCCGGAACAGTGCGCGGCGTTGAACCGGACCAACATCAACGTACAGCTGCTGACGATTGAAGCGGCCCGCACGCTGAAGAAGGACTATATTTACCAGGCTGTTATGCTGGATCCCCATGCCGGCGCAGAACTGTCCATTGACGATATCGTGGCAATGTGCGACGAGCTGATCGAAGCGCACGGCGACTGGATGCCTGCCTTCCACTGA
- a CDS encoding LacI family DNA-binding transcriptional regulator — MAATMKDLARETGLGLATLSKYFNGGTVRDKNRLLIEAAVKKLHYVPNEVARSLKTQQTRVIGVIIPELSNAFITSIISSMEDILRRHDYAVIVCDCRSDAKREKEAVEFLMHRRVDGLINMATDATGDHLKAALEANIPILLVDRLINSLRSRVSAVIIDNVYASGQAVHKLLDLGHRKIGLVLGSQHLYTTDSRLTGYLSALRDAGITPDDRYIRYGDYTMDGGYQAVQELVKLDDPPTALFITNFEMTLGGMLALQQNGIEVPKDLSVIGFDKLELFGGIFPDLTLIRQPQLGIGRECANLMLDMLSNRESYSPRIVTLTTELTEGSSVRPLNP; from the coding sequence ATGGCAGCAACAATGAAAGATCTTGCACGGGAAACGGGGCTCGGACTGGCCACGCTTTCAAAGTATTTCAACGGCGGAACCGTCCGTGACAAAAACCGCCTGCTCATTGAGGCCGCGGTCAAAAAGCTGCACTATGTGCCCAATGAGGTGGCCCGCAGCCTGAAAACGCAGCAAACCCGTGTTATCGGTGTTATCATTCCCGAGCTCAGCAACGCCTTCATCACCTCCATCATCTCCTCCATGGAGGACATCCTCCGTCGTCACGATTACGCCGTCATCGTCTGCGACTGCCGCAGCGATGCGAAACGTGAAAAGGAAGCAGTGGAGTTCCTGATGCACCGCCGGGTGGACGGGCTGATCAACATGGCAACCGACGCCACCGGTGATCATCTCAAAGCCGCCCTGGAGGCCAATATCCCCATCCTGCTGGTGGACCGGCTGATCAATTCCCTTCGCAGCCGCGTCAGCGCCGTTATCATCGACAACGTATATGCCTCCGGCCAGGCCGTCCACAAGCTCCTGGACCTGGGGCACCGGAAAATCGGCCTCGTTCTGGGCAGCCAGCACCTCTATACCACCGACTCCCGCCTCACCGGTTACCTGAGCGCCCTGCGGGACGCCGGTATCACCCCGGACGACCGGTATATCCGTTATGGCGACTATACCATGGACGGCGGCTACCAGGCGGTTCAGGAGCTGGTGAAGCTGGATGATCCGCCCACAGCCCTGTTCATCACCAACTTTGAAATGACCCTCGGCGGCATGCTTGCCCTGCAGCAGAACGGAATTGAAGTTCCCAAGGATCTTTCCGTCATCGGCTTCGATAAACTGGAGCTCTTCGGCGGCATCTTCCCGGACCTGACCCTGATCCGCCAACCCCAGCTGGGCATCGGCCGGGAATGCGCCAACCTGATGCTGGATATGCTTTCAAACCGTGAAAGCTATTCTCCCCGCATCGTCACACTGACCACAGAGCTGACAGAAGGTTCCTCCGTCCGGCCCCTGAATCCTTGA
- a CDS encoding DUF5110 domain-containing protein: protein MTRTDLAPGVTRIRLTPADGDPFVPVSFRDHTGIYLTQTGCVFTPRPVFRLCGESGGGEVKQTANGEVVSFDAGECRPAGESCSVMLRFSFPGSPVLTGLGAHEDGVFDYARKSELLYEHNMKIPIPFLLSSSGWGLLIEAGCAMKYHGDGSSFSFELDAARVVSYLVIRGIDCADVLRKLSCLAGKPAMLPKWAFGYIQSKERYHSAEELLSVSREFRRRKLGLDCIVLDWMSWQDGCWGDKTPDPVRFPDVRNLTEELHRMQVHLMVSVWPNAAKGRDCDEFAASGQFLPASRIYDAFSSEARELYWQQCRRHWMDGGTDALWCDSCEPITDPDWCGEEKRDPETRYRLITEDSSLRMDPEEMNFYASRHLQGLREHWLKDIPHKRPLFLSRSGSLDAGSLGAILWSGDISARWDVLEKQVVEAVRVSCSGIPWWTLDIGAFFVGRKDPWFWRGDYPGGVSDPGYRELYIRWFQFGAMLPVFRSHGTDTPREPWAFGTEDSEEYYCLRETIALRYSLLPYLYSAAAQCCRTGVPMIRAMLTAFGSDQRLWPLADQYMLGDSILVKPVTRPLADGGSETAVTLPEGGWYDLFTRAYYAAGNTLKLDTPLNRFPVFVRAGSILPWASGACSTADLPFPAEELLVFSGADGDFILYDDSGDGMDYLQGAFLRIPMHWDEKHRIISLDQAEGTLPVDAVFRITLICPDGQTELKNIKYTGIPLKIAF, encoded by the coding sequence ATGACCCGTACTGATCTTGCTCCCGGCGTCACCCGGATCCGCCTGACCCCGGCGGACGGTGATCCTTTTGTCCCTGTCTCTTTCCGGGATCATACAGGAATATATCTGACGCAGACAGGCTGCGTCTTTACCCCGCGTCCTGTATTCCGTCTGTGCGGGGAAAGCGGCGGCGGTGAGGTGAAGCAGACCGCCAACGGAGAGGTCGTTTCTTTTGATGCCGGAGAATGCCGGCCGGCCGGTGAAAGCTGTTCTGTCATGCTCCGTTTCTCTTTTCCCGGTTCCCCGGTCCTGACGGGTCTGGGCGCACATGAGGACGGTGTCTTTGACTATGCCCGGAAATCAGAACTCCTTTATGAACACAACATGAAGATTCCCATTCCTTTCCTGCTCAGCAGCAGCGGATGGGGCCTTCTGATCGAAGCCGGCTGCGCCATGAAATACCATGGGGATGGTTCTTCCTTCTCCTTTGAGCTGGACGCAGCCCGCGTTGTCTCCTATCTCGTTATCCGGGGCATCGACTGCGCGGACGTTCTCCGGAAGCTCTCCTGCCTGGCCGGAAAACCTGCCATGCTTCCCAAATGGGCCTTCGGGTATATTCAGAGCAAAGAGCGCTATCACAGTGCGGAGGAACTGCTCTCCGTTTCCCGGGAATTCCGCCGCCGGAAGCTTGGGCTCGATTGTATCGTCCTGGACTGGATGAGCTGGCAGGACGGCTGCTGGGGTGACAAGACGCCGGATCCCGTCCGTTTCCCTGATGTCCGGAATCTGACCGAAGAACTTCACCGGATGCAGGTTCACCTGATGGTTTCCGTATGGCCGAACGCTGCCAAAGGCCGGGATTGCGATGAGTTCGCCGCCTCCGGTCAGTTCCTGCCTGCCAGCCGGATTTATGACGCCTTTTCTTCTGAAGCCAGGGAGCTCTACTGGCAGCAGTGCCGCCGTCACTGGATGGACGGAGGCACGGACGCCCTGTGGTGCGACAGCTGCGAGCCGATTACCGATCCTGACTGGTGCGGGGAAGAAAAACGGGATCCTGAAACCAGGTACCGGCTGATAACGGAAGATTCCTCCCTGCGGATGGATCCGGAAGAAATGAACTTCTATGCATCCCGCCATCTTCAGGGGCTCCGGGAGCATTGGCTGAAGGACATCCCGCATAAACGTCCTCTTTTCCTGTCCCGCAGCGGCAGTCTTGATGCCGGCAGTCTCGGGGCAATCCTCTGGTCCGGTGATATCTCTGCCCGTTGGGATGTTCTGGAAAAGCAGGTTGTTGAAGCCGTCCGCGTTTCCTGCAGCGGTATCCCGTGGTGGACCCTGGACATCGGCGCTTTCTTCGTCGGGCGGAAAGATCCCTGGTTCTGGCGCGGGGATTATCCCGGCGGCGTCAGTGATCCCGGTTACCGTGAACTGTATATCCGCTGGTTCCAGTTCGGCGCCATGCTGCCTGTCTTCCGCTCCCATGGAACCGATACGCCGCGTGAACCCTGGGCTTTCGGGACTGAGGACAGCGAGGAGTATTACTGCCTGCGGGAAACTATCGCGCTGCGTTACAGTCTCCTGCCTTACCTTTATTCCGCCGCTGCCCAATGCTGCCGGACGGGCGTTCCGATGATCCGCGCAATGCTCACAGCCTTTGGCAGTGATCAGCGGCTTTGGCCGCTGGCAGATCAGTATATGCTCGGGGATTCCATCCTGGTTAAACCGGTCACCCGTCCCCTGGCTGACGGAGGCAGTGAAACCGCCGTCACCCTGCCGGAAGGCGGCTGGTACGATCTGTTTACCAGGGCTTATTATGCTGCAGGCAACACGCTGAAGCTGGATACGCCGCTGAACCGTTTCCCGGTGTTTGTCCGTGCGGGCAGTATCCTGCCCTGGGCTTCCGGCGCCTGCAGTACGGCGGATCTGCCCTTTCCCGCTGAAGAACTGCTTGTTTTCAGCGGTGCTGACGGCGATTTCATACTTTATGATGACAGCGGAGACGGCATGGATTACCTGCAGGGCGCGTTCCTGCGGATTCCCATGCACTGGGATGAAAAGCACCGGATTATTTCCCTGGATCAGGCGGAAGGCACCCTGCCTGTGGATGCCGTTTTCCGGATTACACTGATCTGTCCGGACGGGCAAACCGAACTGAAAAACATAAAATATACAGGTATTCCGCTGAAAATCGCATTCTGA
- a CDS encoding rhamnulokinase — protein MCGTVRYYLAIDIGASSGRHIVGWPEDGKIRTVEVYRFPNGMKETDDGLIWDLETLVMNIRMGIEEALKYFPDIVSLSVDTWGVDYVLMKGEKEILPCYAYRDSRTGPAIPEVHRRMPFEELYRRTGIQHQPFNSIYQLYADKTTGRLAEADAFLPMPSYLMYRLCGGKAHEYTEATTGGMVNAKTGEYDPAIVEALGFPRHLFPKLRKPGTVIGAYRGMKVVLCATHDTASAVEAIPMEGNELFLSSGTWSLLGMKIPSPLTDRKSMEAAYSNEGGVGCSLYLKNIIGMWLVNRLREELCPGKPWDEITAEAEQDGFDGLVDAEDPDFLAPESMKEAFDAKLAEKPANTAGYFRCAYRSLADTYGRAVRAMEACTGICRSKLYIVGGGAKNNYLNRLTALATGKQVIALPVEATAEGNIKVQIRADIQEAGQ, from the coding sequence ATGTGCGGAACGGTGAGATACTATCTGGCCATTGATATCGGAGCGTCCAGCGGCCGGCATATAGTCGGATGGCCGGAGGACGGAAAGATCCGGACGGTTGAGGTTTACCGGTTTCCAAACGGGATGAAGGAAACAGACGACGGACTGATCTGGGACCTGGAAACGCTGGTGATGAACATCCGGATGGGGATTGAGGAGGCACTCAAGTATTTTCCGGATATTGTGAGCCTTTCTGTGGATACCTGGGGCGTGGATTATGTGCTGATGAAGGGCGAAAAGGAGATCCTGCCCTGTTATGCCTACCGGGACAGCCGCACAGGACCGGCCATACCGGAAGTGCACCGGCGGATGCCTTTTGAAGAGCTGTACCGGCGGACCGGCATCCAGCATCAGCCCTTCAATAGCATCTACCAGCTGTACGCGGATAAAACGACGGGAAGGCTGGCAGAAGCTGACGCTTTCCTGCCGATGCCATCCTACCTGATGTACCGGCTGTGCGGCGGAAAAGCCCATGAGTACACAGAGGCGACCACCGGAGGAATGGTGAACGCAAAGACGGGGGAGTATGATCCCGCAATCGTGGAAGCCCTGGGCTTCCCGCGCCACCTGTTTCCAAAGCTGCGGAAACCGGGAACGGTGATCGGCGCATACCGGGGGATGAAAGTGGTGCTCTGCGCGACGCACGACACGGCAAGCGCGGTGGAAGCAATTCCCATGGAAGGAAACGAGTTGTTTCTTTCCTCCGGAACCTGGAGCCTGCTGGGAATGAAGATACCCTCCCCGCTGACAGACCGGAAGAGCATGGAGGCAGCCTATTCAAATGAGGGCGGCGTGGGATGCAGCCTGTACCTGAAGAACATTATCGGGATGTGGCTGGTAAACCGCCTGCGGGAGGAGCTCTGCCCCGGAAAGCCCTGGGATGAGATCACGGCAGAGGCGGAACAGGATGGATTTGACGGGCTTGTGGACGCGGAGGATCCGGATTTCCTGGCACCGGAAAGCATGAAGGAAGCGTTTGACGCAAAGCTGGCGGAAAAACCGGCAAACACGGCAGGCTATTTCCGGTGCGCATACCGGTCCCTGGCCGACACTTACGGCCGGGCGGTCCGGGCGATGGAAGCATGCACGGGAATCTGCCGCAGCAAGCTGTATATTGTGGGCGGCGGCGCAAAGAACAATTACCTGAACAGGCTGACCGCACTGGCCACCGGGAAACAGGTGATCGCACTTCCCGTGGAGGCAACGGCAGAAGGAAATATCAAAGTCCAGATTCGGGCGGATATACAGGAGGCAGGACAGTGA
- the rhaD gene encoding rhamnulose-1-phosphate aldolase, with amino-acid sequence MKRNILFEPWMTEMIRTLTNMYNHGWDERNGGNVSMLVDEEQVVRCLDPDRVIRRIPTGFTATELAGKYFLVTGTGKYFKNVQYAPAVNLGLVRITAAGDEAELLWGFTDGGTFTSEFAAHMMTHAARLRVNPENRIYMHCHPTNLLAMTYVHELDERSFTRTLWQMCTECIVVFPEGVNILPCVVCGTNQLGMDTAEKMKTARLVIWSQHGLSAVGNTLDEAFGLIETVEKAAEIYMKIAGLPRINTISDEILQGLAERFGLVPREGYLHNA; translated from the coding sequence GTGAAAAGGAATATATTGTTTGAACCGTGGATGACCGAGATGATCAGGACGCTGACAAATATGTACAACCACGGCTGGGATGAACGGAACGGCGGCAACGTGAGCATGCTGGTGGACGAGGAACAGGTGGTCAGATGCCTGGATCCGGACCGGGTGATCCGCCGGATTCCGACAGGGTTCACAGCGACAGAACTGGCAGGAAAGTATTTCCTGGTGACGGGCACGGGCAAGTATTTCAAGAACGTGCAGTACGCGCCGGCTGTCAACCTGGGCCTGGTGCGGATCACAGCGGCCGGGGATGAGGCGGAGCTCCTGTGGGGATTCACGGACGGAGGCACGTTTACCAGCGAATTCGCAGCGCATATGATGACCCATGCGGCCCGGCTGCGGGTGAACCCGGAAAACCGGATCTATATGCACTGCCACCCGACCAACCTGCTGGCGATGACGTACGTGCACGAACTGGATGAGCGGTCCTTTACGCGTACACTGTGGCAGATGTGCACGGAATGCATTGTGGTATTCCCGGAAGGAGTGAATATCCTTCCCTGCGTCGTGTGCGGCACCAACCAGCTGGGCATGGACACGGCGGAGAAGATGAAGACAGCCCGGCTGGTGATCTGGAGCCAGCACGGACTGTCAGCCGTGGGAAACACGCTGGATGAAGCCTTCGGTCTGATTGAGACGGTGGAAAAGGCAGCGGAGATCTATATGAAGATTGCCGGGCTGCCCCGGATTAATACGATAAGTGACGAGATATTGCAGGGACTGGCGGAGAGGTTTGGGCTAGTACCCAGAGAAGGGTATCTGCATAATGCATAA
- a CDS encoding L-fucose isomerase gives MVKNRYLGSYPVIGIRPTIDGRRGALKVRESLEDQTMNMARSAARLFEENLHYSNGEPVKVVIADTTIGRVAEAAACEEKFRREGVAVTLTVTPCWCYGSETMDMDRNTIKAVWGFNGTERPGAVYLASVLATHAQKGLPAFGIYGHEVQEADDTSIPEDVKGKLLRFGRAAVAAATMRGKSYLQIGAITMGIGGSIIDSKFIEEYLGMRVESVDEVEIIRRMTLGIYDRKELERLKSWSEENVREGFDKNPPELQKTRDQKDQDWEFTLKMYLIIKDLLNGNPNLPSGCEEEAVGHNAIAGGFQGQRQWTDFYPNCDFPEAMLNTSFDHNGAREPYVFATENDVLNGLGMLFMKLLTNRAQMFADVRTFWSPEAVKRCTGYDVEGAAKENGGFIHLINSGACCLDANGQARDENGTRLMKPWYDVTVADQKAIMENTTWNYADLGYFRGGGYSSRFVTDCEMPATMIRLNLVDGLGPMLQIAEGWTVNLPDKVTDILWKRTDYTWPCTWFTPRCDGKEGSPFRSAYDVMNCWGANHGAISYGHIGADLITLCSMLRIPVAMHNVPVADIFRPAAWNAFGMDKEGADYRACATYGPFYKK, from the coding sequence ATGGTAAAAAACAGATACCTGGGCAGCTATCCCGTGATCGGCATCCGGCCGACGATTGACGGCCGCCGGGGCGCCCTGAAGGTGCGGGAAAGCCTGGAGGACCAGACCATGAACATGGCCCGTTCCGCCGCCCGGCTGTTTGAGGAAAACCTGCACTATTCCAACGGCGAGCCGGTAAAGGTCGTCATCGCGGACACAACTATCGGCCGGGTAGCCGAGGCTGCCGCCTGTGAGGAAAAGTTCCGCCGCGAAGGCGTCGCCGTCACCCTGACCGTCACCCCCTGCTGGTGCTACGGTTCCGAAACCATGGACATGGACCGGAACACTATCAAGGCCGTCTGGGGCTTTAACGGCACCGAGCGTCCCGGCGCTGTCTATCTTGCCAGCGTCCTGGCAACGCATGCCCAGAAAGGACTTCCGGCCTTCGGCATTTACGGCCATGAGGTACAGGAAGCGGACGATACCTCCATCCCGGAGGATGTGAAGGGGAAACTGCTTCGCTTCGGCCGGGCTGCCGTGGCGGCTGCCACCATGCGCGGCAAAAGCTATCTCCAGATCGGCGCCATCACCATGGGCATCGGCGGTTCCATCATCGACTCAAAGTTTATTGAGGAATATCTCGGCATGCGGGTCGAGTCTGTGGACGAGGTGGAAATCATCCGCCGCATGACCCTCGGCATCTATGACCGCAAGGAGCTGGAAAGGCTGAAATCCTGGAGTGAGGAGAACGTGCGGGAAGGCTTTGACAAGAATCCTCCCGAACTGCAGAAGACCCGGGACCAGAAGGATCAGGACTGGGAATTCACCCTGAAGATGTACCTGATCATCAAGGACCTGCTCAACGGCAATCCAAATCTGCCTTCCGGCTGCGAGGAAGAAGCCGTGGGGCATAACGCCATCGCCGGCGGCTTCCAGGGCCAGCGCCAGTGGACGGATTTCTATCCCAACTGTGACTTCCCGGAAGCTATGCTGAATACCAGCTTCGACCACAACGGCGCCCGGGAGCCCTACGTCTTCGCCACGGAAAACGACGTGCTCAACGGCCTGGGTATGCTCTTCATGAAGCTGCTCACCAACCGTGCCCAGATGTTCGCGGACGTCCGCACTTTCTGGAGCCCTGAAGCTGTCAAACGCTGCACGGGTTATGACGTAGAGGGCGCCGCGAAAGAAAACGGCGGCTTCATCCACCTGATCAACTCCGGTGCCTGCTGCCTGGACGCCAACGGACAAGCCCGGGATGAGAACGGCACCCGGCTGATGAAGCCCTGGTATGACGTCACCGTGGCGGACCAGAAAGCCATCATGGAAAACACCACCTGGAACTATGCCGATCTCGGTTATTTCCGGGGCGGCGGCTATTCAAGCCGTTTTGTCACAGACTGTGAAATGCCTGCCACCATGATCCGCCTGAACCTGGTGGATGGCCTGGGCCCCATGCTGCAAATTGCCGAAGGCTGGACTGTAAACCTTCCGGACAAGGTCACCGATATCCTCTGGAAACGGACCGACTACACCTGGCCTTGCACCTGGTTCACGCCCCGCTGCGACGGGAAGGAAGGCAGCCCCTTCCGGAGCGCCTATGACGTCATGAACTGCTGGGGTGCCAATCACGGTGCCATCAGCTACGGCCATATCGGCGCGGACCTGATCACTCTGTGCTCCATGCTGCGCATTCCTGTAGCCATGCACAACGTGCCTGTCGCGGATATCTTCCGTCCTGCCGCCTGGAATGCCTTCGGCATGGATAAGGAAGGCGCCGATTACCGTGCCTGCGCCACCTACGGCCCCTTCTACAAAAAATAA
- a CDS encoding substrate-binding domain-containing protein yields MKKLVALILALVMVLGISAAFADEYHFEIVSKGFQSTYWQAVLKGAKEEVDKINAEGTDKITMNFVGPDSESDVAQQVQQFTSALNAAPAAIGFAAVDQNAFNDLLNDALSKKIPIIGFDSGVPGAPEGAVYANASTNNYIAGTVAADGMWAKIVARIEAAPGTVRIGEVNQDATGESVTQRGLGFIDRIIELAAEKGWKVAVTGNEFYVNGIKGEKAAEADAKIIIEAKVPAQSTVELCANEASVLLNEEDLIAVFGSNQVAAEGVVAADNNLFKCGTGDDTVIAVGFDSGATLKAAIRSGVMYGAVTQSPVGIGRVTIDLLLASAKGEAVEDTDTGCAFYTLENIDTPEIADNLYD; encoded by the coding sequence ATGAAGAAACTGGTCGCTCTCATCCTTGCCCTGGTTATGGTTCTCGGTATCTCTGCCGCGTTCGCGGATGAGTACCACTTCGAGATCGTCTCGAAGGGCTTCCAGTCCACCTATTGGCAGGCTGTTCTGAAAGGCGCCAAGGAAGAAGTGGACAAGATCAATGCTGAAGGCACTGACAAGATCACCATGAACTTCGTCGGCCCCGACTCCGAATCTGATGTTGCCCAGCAGGTACAGCAGTTCACCTCTGCGCTGAATGCCGCTCCCGCCGCCATCGGTTTCGCCGCCGTTGACCAGAACGCTTTCAACGATTTGCTGAACGACGCCCTGTCCAAGAAGATCCCGATCATCGGTTTTGACTCCGGTGTTCCCGGCGCTCCCGAAGGCGCTGTCTATGCCAACGCTTCCACCAACAACTACATCGCCGGCACCGTTGCCGCCGATGGTATGTGGGCGAAGATCGTTGCCCGGATCGAAGCAGCACCCGGTACTGTCCGCATTGGTGAAGTCAACCAGGACGCCACCGGTGAATCCGTGACCCAGCGCGGCCTCGGTTTCATCGACAGGATCATCGAGCTGGCCGCTGAAAAGGGCTGGAAGGTTGCCGTGACCGGTAACGAATTCTATGTCAACGGCATCAAGGGTGAGAAGGCCGCTGAAGCTGACGCCAAAATCATCATCGAAGCCAAGGTGCCCGCTCAGTCCACCGTTGAACTGTGCGCCAATGAAGCTTCCGTGCTGCTGAATGAAGAAGACCTGATCGCTGTGTTCGGTTCCAACCAGGTTGCCGCTGAAGGCGTTGTCGCCGCTGACAACAACCTGTTCAAGTGCGGCACCGGTGATGACACCGTCATCGCTGTTGGCTTTGACTCCGGTGCTACCCTGAAGGCCGCCATCCGCAGCGGCGTTATGTACGGCGCTGTGACCCAGTCCCCCGTCGGCATCGGCCGCGTGACCATCGACCTGCTCCTGGCCAGCGCCAAGGGCGAAGCCGTTGAAGACACCGATACCGGTTGTGCTTTCTACACCCTCGAGAACATCGATACTCCCGAGATCGCTGACAACCTGTATGACTGA